In the genome of Mytilus edulis chromosome 14, xbMytEdul2.2, whole genome shotgun sequence, the window ATGTAGACCCAGGGGTGCTTAGTATCTTCGACAGTTTGAAAACTTTTGGAGCAATTGAAGTTGACAAGAAGTCGAGTAGCATTCGTTTAATCAGAGAGAAAGATAAACAAGCACAGTTACAAGTAACGCCAACGAAGACCATAGATGACTTAAAGTTGATTCTACAAAAGACAATTACAACAGGTGGGGTGAATATTAGAGGTTGTTGCATGTCAGTTAATGGCAAATTTTTCTTCACCGACTATTACTTACGGAAAAGTCTAAATGTCATTGCGTCGGATggtaaattcaaatttaatctaGATCCTAGTCATGGGTATGACATAACAATAATCAATGAGAAAACAATCGCTATCACATCTGGAGATTCTAGTAAGCACATCGGTATTGACATAATAGACATTGAGAGCCGAAAGAAAATCAAATTCATCAGCCTTCCTGATCCTCCATGGGGAATCACACGTGATCAAGACTCGCTGTTTGTTTGTGTTGAAAGACGTGGTATATATAGAGTAAACACCTTGGATTATACTACCTCTCACTTGATAAGTTGTAACTTATCAGGATCGACTTACGTATCTGTATTCGCCGAGAAGATATACTACACTGACTGGTATGATCACAGTGTAGTTTGTTGTGACCGTAAAGGATCACATGTTTGGAGGTTTAAAGAAGAATCAGTTTTGGAAAATCCGAGAGGCATTACTGTAGATAATGATGAAAACGTGTTTGTTGTTGGAGATTCGTCGTCGAATGTTGTCATGATATCAAACGATGGAAAACACTACAAACAAATTCTCACCATAGATGATGGTCTACGTGAACCGTCAGCTATTTTCTTTGATAAGCAGACCAAGAAACTTCT includes:
- the LOC139504363 gene encoding E3 ubiquitin-protein ligase Midline-1-like, which encodes MAASTTPCCPCSERHLTKPSAYWCSECEEAICNDCQEHHRVLKATRSHELIPIDKYKALPSFITTIQQSCTYHNEKYQQYCVAHALPICLKCIIEHQKCNVIPLDDVTNNAKSSGQLEDLETRLIDLLQNIDRIKEDRKSNLTSIEERKELHLAEIQQRRNQINKHLDKLEKEMIQDLEEKECQGKKNIQKILSEVEEKKNLIIENQTNLQSIKQHASDLQTFLVMRDIEVKVFENEQYLQSLVETNKLGPVDLTCNVDPGVLSIFDSLKTFGAIEVDKKSSSIRLIREKDKQAQLQVTPTKTIDDLKLILQKTITTGGVNIRGCCMSVNGKFFFTDYYLRKSLNVIASDGKFKFNLDPSHGYDITIINEKTIAITSGDSSKHIGIDIIDIESRKKIKFISLPDPPWGITRDQDSLFVCVERRGIYRVNTLDYTTSHLISCNLSGSTYVSVFAEKIYYTDWYDHSVVCCDRKGSHVWRFKEESVLENPRGITVDNDENVFVVGDSSSNVVMISNDGKHYKQILTIDDGLREPSAIFFDKQTKKLLVANKKETAFLYSVT